The Aerosakkonema funiforme FACHB-1375 genome includes a window with the following:
- a CDS encoding iron-containing redox enzyme family protein has product MQSNVVSLPLTEFKLNKIIEQQAQVFKYDEAEQQFITLLYLENLDKKLAAQPEISVNFERAIAHAIEIAYKGESGDNDAAHLFLQRVLYRINRINLFWYDDLRHYTNERSYYLQKIRNQIEEVWQQWEISQIDVEALQKLDAQQALIERGERDLDPYLSKDGRYIREEMTEAGYRHLLAIASFDGLVEASRLSRILGGAANEVQCTLVRVLLEEYGNGRLSRKHSTFFAQMLAEFGMNTEPEGYFDIVPWEVLASINHNFLLTECKRYFLRYNGGLTYFEIVGPSIYKNYLTAAQRLKLSDAAMGYWELHIREDERHGRWMLDDVALPLVDMYPDEAWQIVLGYDQEKFMADRAGAAMVRSIRSIC; this is encoded by the coding sequence ATGCAGAGCAATGTAGTTAGCTTGCCGCTAACCGAATTTAAGCTGAATAAGATTATTGAGCAACAAGCGCAAGTTTTCAAATACGATGAAGCAGAGCAGCAATTTATTACGCTGTTGTATCTCGAAAATTTAGACAAAAAACTGGCAGCACAACCGGAAATTTCTGTCAACTTTGAAAGAGCGATCGCACACGCAATTGAAATAGCTTATAAAGGCGAATCGGGAGATAACGACGCCGCCCACCTTTTTTTACAGCGCGTCCTTTATCGCATCAACCGAATCAACCTTTTTTGGTATGACGATTTGCGCCACTACACCAACGAACGCTCTTACTATTTGCAGAAAATACGTAACCAAATAGAAGAAGTTTGGCAGCAGTGGGAAATATCCCAAATTGATGTAGAAGCTCTGCAAAAACTCGATGCCCAGCAAGCATTAATTGAGCGGGGAGAACGAGATCTCGATCCCTATTTATCTAAAGATGGACGGTACATTCGCGAAGAAATGACCGAGGCAGGATATCGCCACCTCTTAGCAATTGCTTCCTTCGATGGATTGGTAGAAGCAAGTCGTCTTTCCCGTATTTTGGGTGGTGCTGCTAACGAAGTGCAGTGTACTTTGGTGCGAGTACTTTTGGAAGAATACGGCAACGGTCGCCTCTCCCGCAAGCATTCTACATTTTTCGCCCAAATGCTGGCCGAATTTGGCATGAATACGGAACCGGAAGGATATTTTGATATCGTGCCTTGGGAAGTTTTGGCATCCATCAACCACAACTTCTTGCTAACAGAATGCAAGCGTTATTTTCTGCGTTACAACGGCGGACTGACATATTTTGAAATTGTCGGCCCTTCCATCTACAAAAATTATCTCACAGCAGCGCAGCGACTGAAACTTTCAGATGCGGCAATGGGTTATTGGGAATTGCACATCCGGGAAGACGAACGTCACGGTCGCTGGATGCTGGATGATGTTGCTTTGCCATTAGTTGATATGTATCCCGATGAAGCTTGGCAAATTGTTTTGGGGTACGACCAAGAGAAATTTATGGCCGATCGCGCTGGTGCAGCTATGGTGCGATCGATCCGCTCAATTTGCTAA
- a CDS encoding acetyltransferase produces MFLKSKQNGTLIQIENLESLINPNENQITGRDQAGQEEQGPASYQKEELIFPSGEQLPRCWLDANYPKA; encoded by the coding sequence ATGTTTCTCAAAAGCAAACAAAATGGTACCTTGATCCAAATAGAGAATCTGGAATCTTTGATCAACCCCAATGAAAATCAAATTACCGGACGAGATCAAGCTGGCCAGGAAGAACAAGGGCCTGCTTCATATCAGAAAGAAGAATTAATTTTTCCTTCCGGCGAGCAACTACCCCGCTGCTGGTTAGATGCAAATTACCCAAAAGCCTGA
- a CDS encoding cupin domain-containing protein encodes MVDTSVKKIDSTQSPQGQMGQKYLASGKSVSMRLWEDEQPGEAKPLTQREYETVGYVIKGRAELHIEGQMVLLEPGSSWVVPKGASHTYKILETFSAVEATSPPAQVQGRDE; translated from the coding sequence ATGGTTGATACCAGCGTCAAAAAAATAGACTCTACCCAATCCCCTCAAGGTCAAATGGGCCAAAAATATCTTGCCTCTGGAAAGAGTGTGTCAATGCGTCTTTGGGAGGACGAACAGCCTGGTGAAGCGAAACCACTAACTCAGCGCGAGTATGAAACTGTCGGTTATGTCATTAAAGGTCGCGCTGAATTACACATCGAAGGACAGATGGTTTTACTCGAACCTGGTAGTTCCTGGGTAGTACCGAAAGGAGCATCTCACACCTACAAAATCCTCGAAACATTCTCAGCAGTTGAAGCAACTTCTCCCCCAGCCCAAGTTCAAGGGCGCGATGAATAA